From the Euphorbia lathyris chromosome 6, ddEupLath1.1, whole genome shotgun sequence genome, one window contains:
- the LOC136233802 gene encoding 22.0 kDa heat shock protein-like, translating to MVHVKYHFFSAELSPEFDLLHVCTFFILSNASLFPGSLLSDLYRFPDPFRVLEQIPFGIEKEESVILSPARVDWKETPEGHNIMLDVPGLNKDGLKIEVMENRVLKVSGERKREEEEKKGNHWHRVERSYGGKFWRQFRLPDNVDLDSVKAKLANGVLNLSISKLSPDKMKGKGPRILSIAGEEDKPETGKAQK from the exons ATGGTACATGtcaaatatcatttcttttCTGCTGAACTCTCTCCGGAATTTGATCTGTTACATGT CTGCACCTTCTTCATACTCTCAAATGCATCTCTTTTCCCCGGAAGCCTGCTAAGCGACCTCTACCGATTTCCGGATCCATTTAGAGTGTTAGAACAAATTCCATTTGGGATTGAAAAGGAAGAAAGTGTGATACTTTCTCCGGCCAGAGTAGACTGGAAAGAAACACCTGAAGGACATAACATTATGCTTGATGTGCCTGGTTTGAACAAAGATGGCTTGAAGATTGAGGTTATGGAAAACAGAGTACTGAAGGTGAGTGGAGAgaggaagagagaagaagaagagaagaaaggaaaTCACTGGCACCGGGTTGAGAGATCTTACGGTGGTAAGTTCTGGAGACAGTTTAGGTTGCCAGATAATGTTGATTTGGATTCTGTGAAAGCTAAGCTTGCAAATGGTGTGCTCAATTTGTCTATCTCCAAGTTGTCTCCTGATAAAATGAAGGGTAAGGGTCCTAGGATTCTCAGCATTGCAGGAGAGGAGGATAAGCCTGAAACAGGAAAAGCCCAAAAATGA
- the LOC136232684 gene encoding pentatricopeptide repeat-containing protein At1g33350, translating to MAETQNLNQLVLGVLSKSNHQNHLKQLQSFLTTLGHSQTQFYAFKLVRFSILNLSNLNYARRIFNHLYTPNIYLYTALITAYASISDHLSAFQLYRDMLRRDHPKPNQFIFPHVLKSCNATGFVHAHIAKSGFGRHTIVQTALVDSYSRRSSSDIGCARKVFDEMSEKNVVSWTAMISGYTRLGEIGHALSLFDQMPERDVPSWNAVIAGCTQNGMFSEAISLFRKMIYFSQADEQHNRPNQVTLVCTLSACGHTGMLQLGKLIHGYLYRNKSLCSDPFLSNALVDMYGKCGSLREARKVFNMTSKKSLTSWNSMINCFALHGQCNTAISIYEEMMKHQNDVRPDEITFVGLLNACTHGGLVEEGRHYFHMMTEYYGIEPQIEHYGCLIDILGRAGRFEEALEVIRDMKVEPDEVVWGSLLNGCKVYGNTDLAEFAVKKLIEIDPKNGGYGIMLANLYGGLGKWDEVRVVRKKLKEQNAYKIPGCSWIEVDNEVYQFYSVDKTHPKWEEIYKILQTVRL from the coding sequence ATGGCAGAAACTCAGAATCTAAATCAACTTGTTCTCGGAGTTCTTTCTAAATCGAATCATCAAAATCACCTCAAACAACTCCAATCTTTTCTTACAACTCTTGGCCATTCCCAAACTCAATTTTATGCCTTCAAACTTGTTCGCTTTTCAATTCTCAACCTTTCCAATCTTAACTATGCTCGTCGCATTTTCAATCATCTCTACACTCCCAACATTTACCTTTATACTGCTCTCATCACTGCCTATGCCTCTATTTCCGATCATCTTTCAGCCTTTCAATTGTACCGCGATATGCTTCGTCGTGACCACCCTAAACCCAATCAATTTATCTTCCCCCATGTCTTGAAATCTTGCAATGCCACTGGTTTTGTGCACGCCCACATTGCAAAATCGGGGTTTGGGCGGCATACAATTGTTCAAACTGCTCTCGTTGATTCGTATTCTAGGAGGTCTTCGTCTGATATTGGATGTGCACGGAAGGTGTTCGATGAAATGTCTGAGAAAAATGTGGTGTCTTGGACTGCGATGATCTCTGGTTATACTAGACTTGGTGAGATTGGACATGCTCTTTCTCTGTTTGATCAAATGCCTGAGAGAGATGTTCCATCTTGGAATGCAGTTATTGCTGGATGTACGCAGAATGGGATGTTTTCTGAGGCTATTTCACTCTTCAGAAAGATGATATATTTTTCTCAAGCAGATGAACAACATAACAGGCCTAATCAGGTTACACTTGTGTGTACTCTCTCTGCTTGTGGCCATACGGGCATGCTTCAACTTGGGAAATTGATACATGGTTACTTATACAGGAATAAGAGCTTGTGTTCTGATCCATTTCTATCAAATGCTCTGGTGGATATGTATGGGAAATGCGGTAGTTTAAGAGAGGCAAGAAAGGTTTTTAATATGACCTCGAAGAAAAGCTTGACATCTTGGAATTCAATGATAAATTGTTTCGCCCTCCATGGGCAATGTAATACAGCAATTTCCATATATGAGGAAATGATGAAACATCAAAATGATGTCAGACCAGATGAGATTACTTTTGTTGGCTTGTTGAATGCTTGTACTCATGGTGGACTGGTTGAAGAAGGGCGTCACTATTTCCATATGATGACAGAGTATTATGGAATTGAACCTCAGATTGAGCATTATGGATGCTTGATAGATATTCTTGGTCGTGCCGGAAGATTTGAAGAAGCACTGGAAGTTATAAGGGATATGAAGGTTGAACCGGATGAAGTAGTTTGGGGTTCTTTGCTTAATGGCTGTAAAGTATATGGTAATACTGATTTGGCAGAATTTGCTGTTAAAAAGCTaattgaaattgacccaaaaaATGGAGGCTATGGAATAATGTTAGCAAATTTATACGGTGGGTTAGGGAAGTGGGATGAGGTTCGTGTGGTAAGAAAGAAGTTGAAGGAGCAAAATGCTTACAAAATACCAGGTTGTAGTTGGATAGAGGTTGATAATGAAGTTTATCAGTTCTACTCTGTTGATAAAACACATCCTAaatgggaggagatatacaagATATTACAAACCGTCAGACTTTAG